The proteins below are encoded in one region of Scomber japonicus isolate fScoJap1 chromosome 24, fScoJap1.pri, whole genome shotgun sequence:
- the LOC128354104 gene encoding abl interactor 2-like isoform X3: MAELQMLLEEEIPAGRSALLDSFTNLERVAEYCESNYVQSPDKQRALEETKNYTTQSLASVAYLINTLANNVLQMLDIQASQLRRMESSINHISQTVDIHKEKVARREIGILTTNKNTSRTHKIIAPANPERPVRYIRKPIDYSLLDDMGHGVKASAQNMKAGGGALPRTNPPTQKPPSPPMSGKGTLGRHSPYRTLEPVRPPVVPNDYVSSPTRNMAPPQQSPARTASVNQRNRTYSGSSGGSHPSSSRSSSRENSGSGSVGVPIAVPTPAPPNAFPGAPPQFYSMNRPAQQPPSQQVGGSLPYRRPSSVTGQPNMPHNQSQLNGGPHFAQNQAGPLAPPPPSMQITPQLPLMGFVARVQETISDVPPPPPPSDEPVFEEPTPPPPPPEDYEDEEDEEESAVVEYSDPYAEEDPPWAPRSYLEKVVAIYDYARDKEDELSFQEGAIIYVIKKNDDGWYEGVMNSTTGLFPGNYVESIMHYAD, encoded by the exons tCTCCAGACAAGCAGAGGGCGCTGGAGGAGACCAAAAACTACACTACCCAGTCTCTGGCCAGCGTAGCCTACCTGATAAACACACTCGCCAACAATGTGCTGCAGATGCTGGACATCCAGGCCTCGCAGCTCCGCCGCATGGAGTCGTCCATCAACCACATCTCACAG ACGGTGGACATCCACAAAGAGAAGGTGGCGAGGCGGGAGATCGGCATCCTCACCACCAACAAGAACACGTCCCGCACACACAAGATCATCGCGCCGGCCAATCCGGAGCGGCCGGTGCGCTACATCCGCAAACCCATCGACTACAGTCTGCTGGACGACATGGGGCACGGAGTCAag GCCAGCGCTCAGAACATGAAGGCCGGAGGAGGCGCCCTCCCTCGCACCAACCCCCCCACACAGAAGCCCCCCAGCCCGCCCATGTCGGGGAAAGGGACCCTCGG GCGCCACTCCCCCTATCGGACGCTTGAGCCGGTGCGTCCGCCCGTTGTCCCTAACGACTACGTCTCGAGCCCGACGCGCAACATGGCGCCCCCCCAGCAGAGCCCTGCACGCACTGCATCTGTTAATCAGAGGAACCGCACGTACAG TGGGAGCAGCGGAGGCAGCCATCCCAgcagcagccgcagcagcagcCGGGAGAACAGCGGCAGCGGCAGCGTTGGCGTGCCCATCGCCGTGCCGACCCCGGCCCCGCCCAACGCCTTCCCAG GTGCTCCTCCTCAGTTCTACAGCATGAACCGCCCGGCGCAGCAGCCTCCGAGCCAGCAGGTGGGAGGCTCGCTGCCGTACCGCCGACCCTCGTCTGTCACCGGGCAACCCAACATGCCACACAACCAGAGCCAGCTCAACGGAGGACCCCACTTCGCCCAGAACCAAG CAGGTCCGCTCgcgccccctcccccctccatgCAGATCACCCCTCAGCTGCCTCTGATGGGCTTTGTGGCCCGAGTTCAGGAGACTA TCTCAGACGTGCCGCCCCCGCCTCCGCCCTCAGACGAGCCGGTGTTTGAGGAGcccacacctcctcctccgccgCCGGAGGACTACGAAgacgaggaggacgaggaggagtcAGCGGTGGTGGAGTACAGCGACCCCTACGCAGAGGAGGACCCTCCCTGGGCCCCACGCAGCTACCTGGAGaaag TGGTGGCCATCTACGACTACGCCCGAGACAAAGAGGACGAGCTTTCGTTCCAGGAGGGCGCCATCATCTACGTGATCAAGAAGAACGACGACGGCTGGTACGAGGGCGTGATGAACAGCACCACGGGCCTCTTCCCCGGAAACTACGTCGAGTCCATCATGCACTACGCCGACTGA
- the LOC128354104 gene encoding abl interactor 2-like isoform X2 yields MAELQMLLEEEIPAGRSALLDSFTNLERVAEYCESNYVQSPDKQRALEETKNYTTQSLASVAYLINTLANNVLQMLDIQASQLRRMESSINHISQTVDIHKEKVARREIGILTTNKNTSRTHKIIAPANPERPVRYIRKPIDYSLLDDMGHGVKASAQNMKAGGGALPRTNPPTQKPPSPPMSGKGTLGRHSPYRTLEPVRPPVVPNDYVSSPTRNMAPPQQSPARTASVNQRNRTYSSGSSGGSHPSSSRSSSRENSGSGSVGVPIAVPTPAPPNAFPGAPPQFYSMNRPAQQPPSQQVGGSLPYRRPSSVTGQPNMPHNQSQLNGGPHFAQNQGPLAPPPPSMQITPQLPLMGFVARVQETISDVPPPPPPSDEPVFEEPTPPPPPPEDYEDEEDEEESAVVEYSDPYAEEDPPWAPRSYLEKVVAIYDYARDKEDELSFQEGAIIYVIKKNDDGWYEGVMNSTTGLFPGNYVESIMHYAD; encoded by the exons tCTCCAGACAAGCAGAGGGCGCTGGAGGAGACCAAAAACTACACTACCCAGTCTCTGGCCAGCGTAGCCTACCTGATAAACACACTCGCCAACAATGTGCTGCAGATGCTGGACATCCAGGCCTCGCAGCTCCGCCGCATGGAGTCGTCCATCAACCACATCTCACAG ACGGTGGACATCCACAAAGAGAAGGTGGCGAGGCGGGAGATCGGCATCCTCACCACCAACAAGAACACGTCCCGCACACACAAGATCATCGCGCCGGCCAATCCGGAGCGGCCGGTGCGCTACATCCGCAAACCCATCGACTACAGTCTGCTGGACGACATGGGGCACGGAGTCAag GCCAGCGCTCAGAACATGAAGGCCGGAGGAGGCGCCCTCCCTCGCACCAACCCCCCCACACAGAAGCCCCCCAGCCCGCCCATGTCGGGGAAAGGGACCCTCGG GCGCCACTCCCCCTATCGGACGCTTGAGCCGGTGCGTCCGCCCGTTGTCCCTAACGACTACGTCTCGAGCCCGACGCGCAACATGGCGCCCCCCCAGCAGAGCCCTGCACGCACTGCATCTGTTAATCAGAGGAACCGCACGTACAG CAGTGGGAGCAGCGGAGGCAGCCATCCCAgcagcagccgcagcagcagcCGGGAGAACAGCGGCAGCGGCAGCGTTGGCGTGCCCATCGCCGTGCCGACCCCGGCCCCGCCCAACGCCTTCCCAG GTGCTCCTCCTCAGTTCTACAGCATGAACCGCCCGGCGCAGCAGCCTCCGAGCCAGCAGGTGGGAGGCTCGCTGCCGTACCGCCGACCCTCGTCTGTCACCGGGCAACCCAACATGCCACACAACCAGAGCCAGCTCAACGGAGGACCCCACTTCGCCCAGAACCAAG GTCCGCTCgcgccccctcccccctccatgCAGATCACCCCTCAGCTGCCTCTGATGGGCTTTGTGGCCCGAGTTCAGGAGACTA TCTCAGACGTGCCGCCCCCGCCTCCGCCCTCAGACGAGCCGGTGTTTGAGGAGcccacacctcctcctccgccgCCGGAGGACTACGAAgacgaggaggacgaggaggagtcAGCGGTGGTGGAGTACAGCGACCCCTACGCAGAGGAGGACCCTCCCTGGGCCCCACGCAGCTACCTGGAGaaag TGGTGGCCATCTACGACTACGCCCGAGACAAAGAGGACGAGCTTTCGTTCCAGGAGGGCGCCATCATCTACGTGATCAAGAAGAACGACGACGGCTGGTACGAGGGCGTGATGAACAGCACCACGGGCCTCTTCCCCGGAAACTACGTCGAGTCCATCATGCACTACGCCGACTGA
- the LOC128354104 gene encoding abl interactor 2-like isoform X1: protein MAELQMLLEEEIPAGRSALLDSFTNLERVAEYCESNYVQSPDKQRALEETKNYTTQSLASVAYLINTLANNVLQMLDIQASQLRRMESSINHISQTVDIHKEKVARREIGILTTNKNTSRTHKIIAPANPERPVRYIRKPIDYSLLDDMGHGVKASAQNMKAGGGALPRTNPPTQKPPSPPMSGKGTLGRHSPYRTLEPVRPPVVPNDYVSSPTRNMAPPQQSPARTASVNQRNRTYSSGSSGGSHPSSSRSSSRENSGSGSVGVPIAVPTPAPPNAFPGAPPQFYSMNRPAQQPPSQQVGGSLPYRRPSSVTGQPNMPHNQSQLNGGPHFAQNQAGPLAPPPPSMQITPQLPLMGFVARVQETISDVPPPPPPSDEPVFEEPTPPPPPPEDYEDEEDEEESAVVEYSDPYAEEDPPWAPRSYLEKVVAIYDYARDKEDELSFQEGAIIYVIKKNDDGWYEGVMNSTTGLFPGNYVESIMHYAD, encoded by the exons tCTCCAGACAAGCAGAGGGCGCTGGAGGAGACCAAAAACTACACTACCCAGTCTCTGGCCAGCGTAGCCTACCTGATAAACACACTCGCCAACAATGTGCTGCAGATGCTGGACATCCAGGCCTCGCAGCTCCGCCGCATGGAGTCGTCCATCAACCACATCTCACAG ACGGTGGACATCCACAAAGAGAAGGTGGCGAGGCGGGAGATCGGCATCCTCACCACCAACAAGAACACGTCCCGCACACACAAGATCATCGCGCCGGCCAATCCGGAGCGGCCGGTGCGCTACATCCGCAAACCCATCGACTACAGTCTGCTGGACGACATGGGGCACGGAGTCAag GCCAGCGCTCAGAACATGAAGGCCGGAGGAGGCGCCCTCCCTCGCACCAACCCCCCCACACAGAAGCCCCCCAGCCCGCCCATGTCGGGGAAAGGGACCCTCGG GCGCCACTCCCCCTATCGGACGCTTGAGCCGGTGCGTCCGCCCGTTGTCCCTAACGACTACGTCTCGAGCCCGACGCGCAACATGGCGCCCCCCCAGCAGAGCCCTGCACGCACTGCATCTGTTAATCAGAGGAACCGCACGTACAG CAGTGGGAGCAGCGGAGGCAGCCATCCCAgcagcagccgcagcagcagcCGGGAGAACAGCGGCAGCGGCAGCGTTGGCGTGCCCATCGCCGTGCCGACCCCGGCCCCGCCCAACGCCTTCCCAG GTGCTCCTCCTCAGTTCTACAGCATGAACCGCCCGGCGCAGCAGCCTCCGAGCCAGCAGGTGGGAGGCTCGCTGCCGTACCGCCGACCCTCGTCTGTCACCGGGCAACCCAACATGCCACACAACCAGAGCCAGCTCAACGGAGGACCCCACTTCGCCCAGAACCAAG CAGGTCCGCTCgcgccccctcccccctccatgCAGATCACCCCTCAGCTGCCTCTGATGGGCTTTGTGGCCCGAGTTCAGGAGACTA TCTCAGACGTGCCGCCCCCGCCTCCGCCCTCAGACGAGCCGGTGTTTGAGGAGcccacacctcctcctccgccgCCGGAGGACTACGAAgacgaggaggacgaggaggagtcAGCGGTGGTGGAGTACAGCGACCCCTACGCAGAGGAGGACCCTCCCTGGGCCCCACGCAGCTACCTGGAGaaag TGGTGGCCATCTACGACTACGCCCGAGACAAAGAGGACGAGCTTTCGTTCCAGGAGGGCGCCATCATCTACGTGATCAAGAAGAACGACGACGGCTGGTACGAGGGCGTGATGAACAGCACCACGGGCCTCTTCCCCGGAAACTACGTCGAGTCCATCATGCACTACGCCGACTGA
- the LOC128354104 gene encoding abl interactor 2-like isoform X6, giving the protein MAELQMLLEEEIPAGRSALLDSFTNLERVAEYCESNYVQSPDKQRALEETKNYTTQSLASVAYLINTLANNVLQMLDIQASQLRRMESSINHISQTVDIHKEKVARREIGILTTNKNTSRTHKIIAPANPERPVRYIRKPIDYSLLDDMGHGVKASAQNMKAGGGALPRTNPPTQKPPSPPMSGKGTLGRHSPYRTLEPVRPPVVPNDYVSSPTRNMAPPQQSPARTASVNQRNRTYSGSSGGSHPSSSRSSSRENSGSGSVGVPIAVPTPAPPNAFPGAPPQFYSMNRPAQQPPSQQVGGSLPYRRPSSVTGQPNMPHNQSQLNGGPHFAQNQVSDVPPPPPPSDEPVFEEPTPPPPPPEDYEDEEDEEESAVVEYSDPYAEEDPPWAPRSYLEKVVAIYDYARDKEDELSFQEGAIIYVIKKNDDGWYEGVMNSTTGLFPGNYVESIMHYAD; this is encoded by the exons tCTCCAGACAAGCAGAGGGCGCTGGAGGAGACCAAAAACTACACTACCCAGTCTCTGGCCAGCGTAGCCTACCTGATAAACACACTCGCCAACAATGTGCTGCAGATGCTGGACATCCAGGCCTCGCAGCTCCGCCGCATGGAGTCGTCCATCAACCACATCTCACAG ACGGTGGACATCCACAAAGAGAAGGTGGCGAGGCGGGAGATCGGCATCCTCACCACCAACAAGAACACGTCCCGCACACACAAGATCATCGCGCCGGCCAATCCGGAGCGGCCGGTGCGCTACATCCGCAAACCCATCGACTACAGTCTGCTGGACGACATGGGGCACGGAGTCAag GCCAGCGCTCAGAACATGAAGGCCGGAGGAGGCGCCCTCCCTCGCACCAACCCCCCCACACAGAAGCCCCCCAGCCCGCCCATGTCGGGGAAAGGGACCCTCGG GCGCCACTCCCCCTATCGGACGCTTGAGCCGGTGCGTCCGCCCGTTGTCCCTAACGACTACGTCTCGAGCCCGACGCGCAACATGGCGCCCCCCCAGCAGAGCCCTGCACGCACTGCATCTGTTAATCAGAGGAACCGCACGTACAG TGGGAGCAGCGGAGGCAGCCATCCCAgcagcagccgcagcagcagcCGGGAGAACAGCGGCAGCGGCAGCGTTGGCGTGCCCATCGCCGTGCCGACCCCGGCCCCGCCCAACGCCTTCCCAG GTGCTCCTCCTCAGTTCTACAGCATGAACCGCCCGGCGCAGCAGCCTCCGAGCCAGCAGGTGGGAGGCTCGCTGCCGTACCGCCGACCCTCGTCTGTCACCGGGCAACCCAACATGCCACACAACCAGAGCCAGCTCAACGGAGGACCCCACTTCGCCCAGAACCAAG TCTCAGACGTGCCGCCCCCGCCTCCGCCCTCAGACGAGCCGGTGTTTGAGGAGcccacacctcctcctccgccgCCGGAGGACTACGAAgacgaggaggacgaggaggagtcAGCGGTGGTGGAGTACAGCGACCCCTACGCAGAGGAGGACCCTCCCTGGGCCCCACGCAGCTACCTGGAGaaag TGGTGGCCATCTACGACTACGCCCGAGACAAAGAGGACGAGCTTTCGTTCCAGGAGGGCGCCATCATCTACGTGATCAAGAAGAACGACGACGGCTGGTACGAGGGCGTGATGAACAGCACCACGGGCCTCTTCCCCGGAAACTACGTCGAGTCCATCATGCACTACGCCGACTGA
- the LOC128354104 gene encoding abl interactor 2-like isoform X4: protein MAELQMLLEEEIPAGRSALLDSFTNLERVAEYCESNYVQSPDKQRALEETKNYTTQSLASVAYLINTLANNVLQMLDIQASQLRRMESSINHISQTVDIHKEKVARREIGILTTNKNTSRTHKIIAPANPERPVRYIRKPIDYSLLDDMGHGVKASAQNMKAGGGALPRTNPPTQKPPSPPMSGKGTLGRHSPYRTLEPVRPPVVPNDYVSSPTRNMAPPQQSPARTASVNQRNRTYSGSSGGSHPSSSRSSSRENSGSGSVGVPIAVPTPAPPNAFPGAPPQFYSMNRPAQQPPSQQVGGSLPYRRPSSVTGQPNMPHNQSQLNGGPHFAQNQGPLAPPPPSMQITPQLPLMGFVARVQETISDVPPPPPPSDEPVFEEPTPPPPPPEDYEDEEDEEESAVVEYSDPYAEEDPPWAPRSYLEKVVAIYDYARDKEDELSFQEGAIIYVIKKNDDGWYEGVMNSTTGLFPGNYVESIMHYAD from the exons tCTCCAGACAAGCAGAGGGCGCTGGAGGAGACCAAAAACTACACTACCCAGTCTCTGGCCAGCGTAGCCTACCTGATAAACACACTCGCCAACAATGTGCTGCAGATGCTGGACATCCAGGCCTCGCAGCTCCGCCGCATGGAGTCGTCCATCAACCACATCTCACAG ACGGTGGACATCCACAAAGAGAAGGTGGCGAGGCGGGAGATCGGCATCCTCACCACCAACAAGAACACGTCCCGCACACACAAGATCATCGCGCCGGCCAATCCGGAGCGGCCGGTGCGCTACATCCGCAAACCCATCGACTACAGTCTGCTGGACGACATGGGGCACGGAGTCAag GCCAGCGCTCAGAACATGAAGGCCGGAGGAGGCGCCCTCCCTCGCACCAACCCCCCCACACAGAAGCCCCCCAGCCCGCCCATGTCGGGGAAAGGGACCCTCGG GCGCCACTCCCCCTATCGGACGCTTGAGCCGGTGCGTCCGCCCGTTGTCCCTAACGACTACGTCTCGAGCCCGACGCGCAACATGGCGCCCCCCCAGCAGAGCCCTGCACGCACTGCATCTGTTAATCAGAGGAACCGCACGTACAG TGGGAGCAGCGGAGGCAGCCATCCCAgcagcagccgcagcagcagcCGGGAGAACAGCGGCAGCGGCAGCGTTGGCGTGCCCATCGCCGTGCCGACCCCGGCCCCGCCCAACGCCTTCCCAG GTGCTCCTCCTCAGTTCTACAGCATGAACCGCCCGGCGCAGCAGCCTCCGAGCCAGCAGGTGGGAGGCTCGCTGCCGTACCGCCGACCCTCGTCTGTCACCGGGCAACCCAACATGCCACACAACCAGAGCCAGCTCAACGGAGGACCCCACTTCGCCCAGAACCAAG GTCCGCTCgcgccccctcccccctccatgCAGATCACCCCTCAGCTGCCTCTGATGGGCTTTGTGGCCCGAGTTCAGGAGACTA TCTCAGACGTGCCGCCCCCGCCTCCGCCCTCAGACGAGCCGGTGTTTGAGGAGcccacacctcctcctccgccgCCGGAGGACTACGAAgacgaggaggacgaggaggagtcAGCGGTGGTGGAGTACAGCGACCCCTACGCAGAGGAGGACCCTCCCTGGGCCCCACGCAGCTACCTGGAGaaag TGGTGGCCATCTACGACTACGCCCGAGACAAAGAGGACGAGCTTTCGTTCCAGGAGGGCGCCATCATCTACGTGATCAAGAAGAACGACGACGGCTGGTACGAGGGCGTGATGAACAGCACCACGGGCCTCTTCCCCGGAAACTACGTCGAGTCCATCATGCACTACGCCGACTGA
- the LOC128354104 gene encoding abl interactor 2-like isoform X5, translating into MAELQMLLEEEIPAGRSALLDSFTNLERVAEYCESNYVQSPDKQRALEETKNYTTQSLASVAYLINTLANNVLQMLDIQASQLRRMESSINHISQTVDIHKEKVARREIGILTTNKNTSRTHKIIAPANPERPVRYIRKPIDYSLLDDMGHGVKASAQNMKAGGGALPRTNPPTQKPPSPPMSGKGTLGRHSPYRTLEPVRPPVVPNDYVSSPTRNMAPPQQSPARTASVNQRNRTYSSGSSGGSHPSSSRSSSRENSGSGSVGVPIAVPTPAPPNAFPGAPPQFYSMNRPAQQPPSQQVGGSLPYRRPSSVTGQPNMPHNQSQLNGGPHFAQNQVSDVPPPPPPSDEPVFEEPTPPPPPPEDYEDEEDEEESAVVEYSDPYAEEDPPWAPRSYLEKVVAIYDYARDKEDELSFQEGAIIYVIKKNDDGWYEGVMNSTTGLFPGNYVESIMHYAD; encoded by the exons tCTCCAGACAAGCAGAGGGCGCTGGAGGAGACCAAAAACTACACTACCCAGTCTCTGGCCAGCGTAGCCTACCTGATAAACACACTCGCCAACAATGTGCTGCAGATGCTGGACATCCAGGCCTCGCAGCTCCGCCGCATGGAGTCGTCCATCAACCACATCTCACAG ACGGTGGACATCCACAAAGAGAAGGTGGCGAGGCGGGAGATCGGCATCCTCACCACCAACAAGAACACGTCCCGCACACACAAGATCATCGCGCCGGCCAATCCGGAGCGGCCGGTGCGCTACATCCGCAAACCCATCGACTACAGTCTGCTGGACGACATGGGGCACGGAGTCAag GCCAGCGCTCAGAACATGAAGGCCGGAGGAGGCGCCCTCCCTCGCACCAACCCCCCCACACAGAAGCCCCCCAGCCCGCCCATGTCGGGGAAAGGGACCCTCGG GCGCCACTCCCCCTATCGGACGCTTGAGCCGGTGCGTCCGCCCGTTGTCCCTAACGACTACGTCTCGAGCCCGACGCGCAACATGGCGCCCCCCCAGCAGAGCCCTGCACGCACTGCATCTGTTAATCAGAGGAACCGCACGTACAG CAGTGGGAGCAGCGGAGGCAGCCATCCCAgcagcagccgcagcagcagcCGGGAGAACAGCGGCAGCGGCAGCGTTGGCGTGCCCATCGCCGTGCCGACCCCGGCCCCGCCCAACGCCTTCCCAG GTGCTCCTCCTCAGTTCTACAGCATGAACCGCCCGGCGCAGCAGCCTCCGAGCCAGCAGGTGGGAGGCTCGCTGCCGTACCGCCGACCCTCGTCTGTCACCGGGCAACCCAACATGCCACACAACCAGAGCCAGCTCAACGGAGGACCCCACTTCGCCCAGAACCAAG TCTCAGACGTGCCGCCCCCGCCTCCGCCCTCAGACGAGCCGGTGTTTGAGGAGcccacacctcctcctccgccgCCGGAGGACTACGAAgacgaggaggacgaggaggagtcAGCGGTGGTGGAGTACAGCGACCCCTACGCAGAGGAGGACCCTCCCTGGGCCCCACGCAGCTACCTGGAGaaag TGGTGGCCATCTACGACTACGCCCGAGACAAAGAGGACGAGCTTTCGTTCCAGGAGGGCGCCATCATCTACGTGATCAAGAAGAACGACGACGGCTGGTACGAGGGCGTGATGAACAGCACCACGGGCCTCTTCCCCGGAAACTACGTCGAGTCCATCATGCACTACGCCGACTGA